A genomic segment from Methanolobus zinderi encodes:
- a CDS encoding RNA-binding domain-containing protein produces the protein MIRVIVSAKVNPTEEGVKVSGAINNIFPNIELEEEKLSENSSRFSGEGDKFSLTQMHYLIREEEIIDTARTALRIGLSEDDTYTSFIISKQVATVGHLNYPAQEEALGSINIEIFADSGREMQRLFDWLTPPTENGIPDFEINIDSV, from the coding sequence ATGATCAGGGTTATAGTTTCTGCGAAAGTAAACCCCACGGAAGAAGGGGTTAAGGTTTCCGGGGCAATTAATAATATCTTCCCGAATATCGAACTTGAGGAAGAGAAGCTGTCGGAGAACAGCTCAAGATTCTCAGGAGAAGGCGATAAATTCTCACTCACACAGATGCATTATCTGATCAGGGAAGAAGAGATCATCGATACAGCCCGCACCGCACTGAGAATAGGACTGTCAGAGGATGACACATACACTTCATTTATTATCAGCAAACAGGTAGCCACCGTCGGGCATCTGAACTACCCTGCACAGGAAGAGGCTCTGGGTTCGATAAACATAGAGATCTTCGCAGATTCCGGAAGAGAGATGCAACGACTGTTTGACTGGCTTACCCCACCCACGGAAAACGGTATCCCCGATTTTGAGATCAATATCGATAGCGTTTAA
- the porD gene encoding pyruvate synthase subunit PorD: MKIVPGAVCEAGTSRANKTGGWRTFKPVYDYDKCIKCKLCELLCPDSAVKPREDGYFEFDYDFCKGCGICANECPKDAITMELEEK; the protein is encoded by the coding sequence ATGAAGATAGTACCCGGAGCTGTTTGTGAAGCAGGTACAAGCCGTGCCAACAAGACAGGCGGATGGAGAACCTTCAAGCCTGTTTATGATTATGATAAATGCATAAAATGCAAGTTATGCGAACTGCTCTGCCCTGACAGTGCAGTCAAACCCAGAGAGGACGGGTACTTCGAGTTTGATTATGACTTCTGCAAAGGATGCGGGATCTGTGCAAACGAATGCCCGAAAGATGCGATAACAATGGAACTGGAGGAGAAATAA
- the dusB gene encoding tRNA dihydrouridine synthase DusB, with protein sequence MRIGNVKIPGNILLAPMSNVTNLPFRLMCKKYGASMTYTEMISSDAVIYENTKTFNRGKSSEAERPFGIQVFGNDPQVISRAAHTIEENYHPDIIDLNCGCPAKLLTKDGFGSALLRSPELIHSIIRELSGTVSAPVTAKIRILEDMEKTLEIARLIEDAGASALTVHGRTRQQQYSGMADMEYAKRIREELSIPVIVNGDIVDEKSAEHALEYTCCDGIMIGRAAMGNPFLFKRISHYLDTGEMLEYDECMQRVKDIREYFRLLEECGLMETINVRAHAQWFTRGIRNGRHIRNRIAEAHDVDEIILQVEKMCGGQ encoded by the coding sequence ATGAGAATAGGCAACGTAAAAATTCCCGGAAACATCCTGCTGGCCCCCATGTCCAACGTCACAAACCTGCCTTTTCGCCTGATGTGCAAAAAGTACGGGGCCTCCATGACATATACGGAGATGATAAGCTCCGATGCTGTCATCTATGAGAACACAAAAACCTTCAATCGCGGAAAGAGCTCTGAAGCCGAAAGACCCTTCGGAATACAGGTATTCGGTAACGATCCGCAGGTAATATCCAGAGCAGCACACACCATCGAGGAGAATTATCATCCTGACATCATAGATCTCAATTGCGGATGCCCGGCAAAGCTGCTTACAAAAGATGGTTTTGGCTCGGCACTGCTAAGATCACCCGAACTCATACATTCGATAATCAGAGAACTTTCCGGGACCGTATCAGCACCTGTCACCGCAAAAATACGTATACTTGAAGATATGGAAAAGACCCTTGAGATCGCACGCCTGATAGAGGATGCAGGCGCATCTGCCCTTACAGTTCACGGGAGAACACGCCAGCAGCAATATTCAGGGATGGCTGATATGGAATATGCAAAAAGGATCAGGGAAGAGCTGTCAATACCAGTGATCGTTAACGGGGATATCGTTGACGAAAAATCAGCCGAGCATGCACTGGAATACACATGCTGTGACGGAATAATGATAGGCAGGGCTGCAATGGGAAATCCTTTCCTTTTCAAAAGGATCTCTCACTATCTGGATACCGGGGAGATGCTCGAGTATGATGAATGCATGCAGCGGGTGAAAGATATACGTGAGTACTTCAGGCTTCTGGAAGAGTGCGGACTCATGGAAACAATAAATGTGAGAGCTCATGCACAGTGGTTTACCCGCGGAATCCGCAATGGAAGACATATCCGAAACAGGATTGCAGAGGCGCATGATGTGGATGAAATAATTCTGCAGGTTGAGAAAATGTGTGGTGGTCAGTGA
- the porB gene encoding pyruvate synthase subunit PorB yields the protein MNQISLLAPGHSGCAGCCDAMAAKFTLMGAGDNCIVVSPTGCLEVMTTPYPETSWDVPWIHSLFENAGAVASGIEAGLKALGKKEKTKVIAMGGDGATLDIGLQAISGAFERGHDFTYVCIDNEAYMNTGVQRSGATPYNASTTTSPAGKVSFGNPRPKKNMPAIIAAHGSPYVATTSLAYPKDMIAKVKKATEIEGPTYIHCHAPCTTGWGFDTSKTVEVAKMAVKTGLWPLYEMENGVVTKVRKLGKVKAPVEDYLKMQRRFKHLFTMEGGEEEIAKIQDIANMNIEEYGL from the coding sequence ATGAATCAGATATCACTTTTAGCACCGGGACACAGCGGATGTGCAGGCTGCTGTGACGCAATGGCTGCTAAGTTCACCCTCATGGGTGCCGGGGACAACTGTATAGTTGTAAGTCCTACCGGTTGCCTTGAGGTTATGACAACACCATATCCTGAGACATCCTGGGACGTACCCTGGATACACTCACTTTTCGAGAATGCAGGTGCTGTAGCTTCAGGAATCGAAGCAGGACTTAAGGCACTGGGCAAGAAAGAAAAAACAAAGGTAATCGCAATGGGTGGAGACGGTGCTACCCTGGATATCGGCCTGCAGGCAATATCCGGTGCCTTTGAAAGAGGACACGATTTCACATATGTATGTATCGACAACGAGGCATACATGAACACCGGTGTGCAGAGAAGTGGTGCTACACCTTACAATGCATCCACTACCACAAGTCCGGCAGGTAAGGTCTCATTCGGTAACCCAAGACCGAAGAAGAACATGCCTGCAATCATCGCAGCACACGGCTCACCATACGTTGCCACAACATCCCTTGCATATCCGAAAGACATGATCGCAAAGGTGAAGAAGGCCACAGAGATCGAGGGGCCGACCTACATCCACTGCCATGCACCATGTACCACAGGATGGGGATTCGACACCTCCAAGACCGTGGAAGTTGCCAAGATGGCTGTAAAGACAGGTCTCTGGCCACTCTATGAGATGGAGAACGGTGTGGTCACCAAGGTAAGGAAATTAGGCAAGGTAAAGGCACCTGTTGAGGACTATCTCAAGATGCAGCGCCGTTTCAAGCACCTTTTCACTATGGAAGGCGGCGAGGAAGAGATAGCCAAGATCCAGGATATTGCCAACATGAACATTGAAGAGTACGGATTGTAA
- a CDS encoding sugar phosphate isomerase/epimerase family protein, with protein sequence MRIRNLSFSSREVIEASFEWAYELEDMGYSGWEIVQEGSQCLTEKNLPKVQEIKETTNLKLSIHLPFSDMNLAGLNEGIHNEVMRQMKYYLQMASGLADVAVLHPGYLSPYGAKLPERSWETSVTSAQTLCDFAEDLGITIAIENMPNFPKIFGQRPDEMLDMLDQVDRKNAGMTFDVGHANTMGLVDEFVEKCKDKLSHMHIHDNHGKYDEHLPLGQGNIDWKKLMDNLSGYKGLMVTEMGNLEEGRQCIEYLKSL encoded by the coding sequence ATGAGGATCAGAAACCTGAGTTTTTCGTCACGTGAGGTAATAGAGGCATCTTTCGAGTGGGCATATGAACTTGAGGATATGGGATATTCAGGATGGGAGATCGTACAGGAAGGTTCCCAGTGCCTGACCGAGAAAAATCTCCCGAAGGTGCAGGAGATAAAGGAGACCACAAACCTCAAGCTGAGTATTCACCTTCCCTTTTCTGACATGAATCTGGCAGGCCTTAATGAAGGCATACATAACGAGGTCATGCGCCAGATGAAATATTACTTGCAAATGGCCTCAGGTCTTGCGGATGTGGCGGTACTGCATCCGGGTTATCTGTCCCCCTACGGTGCGAAACTGCCGGAGAGATCCTGGGAAACAAGCGTGACCTCGGCTCAGACATTATGTGATTTCGCAGAGGATCTGGGTATCACCATAGCGATTGAGAACATGCCGAATTTCCCCAAGATATTCGGTCAGCGTCCTGATGAGATGCTTGACATGCTCGATCAGGTTGACAGGAAGAATGCAGGTATGACCTTTGATGTGGGACATGCAAACACCATGGGTCTGGTGGATGAGTTTGTGGAGAAGTGCAAAGACAAACTCTCACACATGCATATCCATGACAACCATGGCAAGTACGACGAGCACCTGCCTCTGGGACAGGGCAATATCGACTGGAAAAAACTCATGGACAATCTTTCAGGCTACAAGGGGCTCATGGTCACTGAGATGGGTAACCTTGAGGAAGGCAGGCAGTGTATTGAGTATCTGAAGAGCCTTTGA
- a CDS encoding ribbon-helix-helix domain-containing protein — translation MPKVSVDIPQELLNDLNEHVGDNKKFVTQADAIRTAIRKLLDQMDSIDRRHGRIEE, via the coding sequence ATGCCAAAAGTGAGTGTTGATATACCACAGGAACTCCTCAACGATCTTAACGAGCACGTCGGAGACAATAAGAAATTCGTAACACAGGCCGATGCCATAAGAACAGCTATCCGCAAGCTGCTGGACCAGATGGATAGCATAGACCGCAGGCATGGGCGGATTGAAGAGTAA
- a CDS encoding AAA family ATPase, with amino-acid sequence MTRILAFVGMPASGKSEASAVLRRKGIAVINMGDVIREEVVRRGLEPTDANTGGVGTELRETEGRDAVARRCVPKIKEADSDFIGIDGVRSVPEVECFKEAFGDDFTLVSIDSPLEVRFARVMARKRSDDMQDIDALKVRDERELGWGMGEAMDKADIVITNNSSLEEFSKKIRALVE; translated from the coding sequence ATGACCAGAATATTAGCTTTTGTAGGTATGCCGGCCTCGGGCAAGTCAGAGGCCTCTGCGGTCCTGCGCCGCAAGGGAATCGCAGTGATAAATATGGGAGACGTCATCAGGGAGGAAGTTGTCCGCAGAGGGCTGGAACCCACTGACGCAAACACAGGCGGTGTCGGTACAGAGCTGCGTGAGACAGAAGGCAGGGATGCCGTAGCCCGTCGTTGTGTTCCCAAGATCAAAGAGGCGGACTCGGATTTTATAGGAATAGATGGTGTCAGGAGTGTGCCTGAGGTAGAATGCTTCAAGGAGGCATTCGGAGACGATTTTACTCTCGTATCCATTGACTCCCCCCTCGAGGTCCGCTTTGCACGGGTGATGGCCCGTAAAAGAAGCGATGATATGCAGGACATCGATGCCCTTAAGGTCAGGGATGAAAGAGAACTTGGCTGGGGCATGGGCGAGGCTATGGACAAGGCAGATATAGTGATCACCAACAATTCAAGCCTTGAAGAGTTCAGTAAAAAGATAAGAGCACTTGTGGAATAG
- a CDS encoding helix-turn-helix transcriptional regulator: MVGRVLCVNKTGGILKKSILDILFASEKRKNVMLLLKDGPQEMNFLLDNLDTSRQALLPQMKILKERDLIFQSDDSYGLTNTGKLIANSMKPFIDTVETLDSSSHYFAQHNVDGIPEHLLKRINEIRGFNLVEPDHVNSIELNTDHLPDCLDSRAVYFVYTFMHPGAKSVLDQLVARGVEVSIIFSKELAQKIIDEMYDACKSAIALENVNIYIYQKEPKISSVTVSDNGFLLRLFLKNNEFSNKQVLCYRPEGRQWAKELYDHYLKDAKLITEI; this comes from the coding sequence TTGGTTGGTAGAGTACTTTGTGTAAATAAAACGGGTGGTATTTTGAAGAAGTCAATACTTGATATTCTGTTTGCTTCTGAAAAAAGGAAGAATGTTATGTTGCTGCTGAAAGATGGTCCTCAGGAAATGAATTTCTTGCTCGATAATCTTGATACTTCAAGGCAGGCATTGCTTCCGCAGATGAAGATACTGAAAGAACGTGATCTTATTTTTCAATCGGATGATTCATATGGCTTGACAAACACTGGAAAATTGATAGCTAACTCAATGAAACCTTTCATAGATACTGTTGAAACTCTTGATAGCAGCAGTCACTATTTTGCACAGCATAATGTAGATGGTATTCCCGAACATCTTCTGAAGCGAATAAATGAGATAAGGGGTTTTAATCTTGTAGAACCTGATCATGTAAATTCAATTGAGTTGAATACAGATCATCTTCCCGATTGCCTAGATTCCAGAGCGGTTTATTTTGTATATACATTCATGCATCCGGGAGCTAAATCCGTTCTGGATCAGCTGGTTGCTAGAGGCGTTGAAGTTTCAATTATTTTCTCGAAAGAACTTGCTCAGAAAATAATCGATGAAATGTATGATGCATGTAAATCTGCTATAGCTCTTGAAAATGTTAATATCTATATATATCAAAAAGAGCCGAAAATCTCATCAGTCACAGTTAGTGATAACGGTTTCCTGCTGAGGCTGTTTTTGAAGAACAATGAATTCAGTAATAAACAGGTTTTATGTTACAGGCCGGAAGGACGTCAGTGGGCTAAAGAACTTTATGATCATTACCTGAAAGATGCAAAGCTGATAACTGAAATTTAA
- a CDS encoding pyruvate ferredoxin oxidoreductase subunit gamma, translating into MKEIRIHGRGGQGSVTAAELLAVAAFADNKFSQAFPAFGVERRGAPVQAFTRIGDVPIRLRSQVYEPDYVIVQDPTLLEVVEVANGLKDDGILIINSDFDPETFKIDTKARIMTVNATKIALDIIGRPIVNTVLLGAFAGATGEVRPESIMEAVKERFPGKVGERNAEAVMEAYKMMRDQK; encoded by the coding sequence ATGAAAGAAATAAGAATACACGGCCGGGGCGGTCAGGGTTCGGTTACCGCTGCCGAACTTCTGGCTGTTGCTGCTTTTGCAGACAACAAGTTCAGCCAGGCCTTCCCCGCTTTTGGAGTGGAAAGAAGGGGGGCACCAGTCCAGGCCTTCACCAGGATAGGCGATGTCCCGATCAGACTCAGAAGCCAGGTATACGAGCCGGACTATGTGATCGTCCAGGACCCGACACTGTTAGAGGTTGTCGAAGTCGCTAACGGCCTCAAGGATGACGGTATCCTCATTATAAACAGTGATTTCGATCCTGAGACATTCAAAATTGATACCAAGGCCAGGATCATGACCGTAAACGCTACCAAGATCGCACTGGACATTATCGGAAGACCGATAGTCAACACTGTTCTGCTCGGTGCTTTTGCCGGTGCAACCGGTGAGGTAAGGCCCGAGTCCATCATGGAAGCGGTCAAGGAAAGATTCCCCGGCAAGGTCGGAGAAAGAAACGCAGAAGCCGTTATGGAAGCATACAAGATGATGAGGGATCAGAAATGA
- the porA gene encoding pyruvate synthase subunit PorA, which yields MPRETTMDKSKMVVVEGSYAVAHSVKVCRPNVISAYPITPQTHIVEDLSQFMADGEIPKCEYINVESEFSALSALVGSSAVGARSYSATTSQGLELMHEVLFNVSGMRLPIVMTVANRAVSAPISIWNDQQDSIAQRDTGWIQLYAENIQEASDMTAQLFKISEDKDIMMPSMACMDGFILSHVYEPVVLLEQDITDEFLPSFDPERTLDPSNPLTFGAFADPNYYTEFRYLQEQAMQTALKKIETVADEFSDMYGRYFGGLIDEYQTEDADIIIMAMGSIVGTIKDVIDRLRENNVKVGLLKVRAFRPFPAEAIKNVIKDAKVVVVLDKNISLGINAGALFIETKSVLYNTDIDVPVTGYMIGHGGRDIPTSTIDKIIDDAKEIMKSGIKTESQFTDLKEELV from the coding sequence ATGCCACGTGAGACGACTATGGATAAAAGCAAAATGGTGGTTGTGGAAGGTTCCTATGCCGTTGCACACTCTGTAAAGGTATGCAGACCAAATGTAATCTCAGCTTATCCAATTACTCCGCAGACCCATATTGTGGAAGACCTTTCTCAGTTCATGGCTGACGGTGAGATTCCAAAATGTGAATACATCAACGTAGAATCAGAATTCTCAGCACTCTCAGCACTGGTCGGATCCTCGGCAGTGGGAGCAAGATCCTACTCGGCCACAACATCCCAGGGTCTTGAGCTCATGCATGAGGTACTGTTCAACGTTTCAGGAATGAGACTGCCTATTGTGATGACCGTTGCCAACAGGGCTGTAAGTGCTCCGATCAGCATCTGGAACGACCAGCAGGATTCCATCGCGCAGAGGGACACAGGCTGGATACAGCTCTATGCAGAGAACATACAGGAAGCCTCTGACATGACAGCCCAGCTCTTCAAGATATCAGAGGACAAGGATATAATGATGCCTTCAATGGCATGTATGGACGGTTTTATCCTTTCACATGTCTACGAGCCTGTTGTACTTCTCGAGCAGGACATCACAGACGAGTTCCTGCCATCATTCGATCCGGAGCGTACACTTGACCCGAGCAACCCTCTGACATTCGGTGCATTCGCAGATCCTAATTATTACACAGAGTTCAGGTACCTGCAGGAGCAGGCAATGCAGACTGCCCTGAAGAAGATAGAGACCGTTGCAGACGAGTTCTCTGACATGTACGGCAGATACTTTGGCGGACTCATAGACGAGTACCAGACCGAGGATGCGGATATCATAATAATGGCTATGGGTTCCATTGTCGGTACCATCAAGGACGTCATCGACCGCCTCAGGGAGAACAATGTCAAGGTAGGACTCCTGAAGGTCAGGGCGTTCAGACCATTCCCTGCAGAAGCTATCAAGAATGTTATCAAGGATGCCAAGGTCGTTGTTGTCCTTGACAAGAACATATCACTCGGTATAAATGCAGGTGCACTTTTCATTGAGACAAAGTCCGTCCTGTACAACACCGATATCGATGTACCTGTTACAGGTTACATGATCGGTCACGGAGGACGTGACATACCAACAAGCACCATCGACAAGATCATCGATGATGCAAAGGAAATTATGAAATCAGGTATTAAGACAGAGAGTCAGTTTACCGATCTGAAGGAGGAACTGGTATGA
- a CDS encoding aldo/keto reductase, with the protein MLYRKMPKNGDELSVLGFGAMRLPTKEDGSIDEKIATDMVRYSIDNGVNYVDTAWPYHMGESEPFLARALADGYREKVKLATKQPQWMVKNYEDMDRFLNAQLEKLNTDQIDYYLIHSLVKSSWENIRDLGVMEFLDKAKADGRIVNAGFSYHGAPEDFEPIIDAYDWDFCQIQYNFLDEDVQAGTKGLEYAASKGLGVVIMEPLRGGNLADPVPDEVMDIWNEADARRSPVEWALRWVWNRPEVTVVLSGMSEPAHVEENLRIANEALPDSLTEKELRLVERVANKYQDLMEVGCTGCRYCMPCPEGVDIPACFEMYNNLHMFDDEDRLMMMYAAKLGGILRGSETNFASQCTECGQCVDACPQNLPVPELLEKVSETFEGPGLGERMEFAKQLFSDDSC; encoded by the coding sequence ATGTTATACAGGAAAATGCCAAAAAACGGGGATGAGCTTTCAGTACTTGGTTTTGGTGCCATGCGCCTGCCAACAAAAGAGGATGGCAGCATTGACGAAAAGATAGCTACCGATATGGTTCGCTACTCAATCGATAATGGTGTGAACTATGTGGATACCGCATGGCCTTATCATATGGGAGAAAGTGAGCCTTTCCTTGCACGTGCGCTTGCCGATGGATACAGGGAGAAAGTAAAACTTGCCACAAAACAGCCGCAGTGGATGGTAAAAAATTATGAGGATATGGACAGGTTCCTCAATGCCCAGCTTGAGAAACTGAACACCGATCAGATCGATTACTACCTGATACACAGCCTGGTCAAAAGCAGCTGGGAAAATATCAGGGATCTTGGGGTCATGGAATTCCTGGATAAAGCTAAAGCTGACGGTCGCATAGTCAATGCAGGTTTTTCCTATCATGGTGCCCCTGAGGATTTTGAACCGATAATTGATGCCTACGACTGGGATTTCTGCCAGATACAGTATAATTTCCTTGATGAGGATGTGCAGGCAGGGACCAAGGGACTTGAATATGCTGCATCGAAAGGTCTTGGGGTTGTGATAATGGAGCCCCTGAGAGGCGGGAACCTAGCAGACCCGGTTCCTGATGAGGTTATGGATATCTGGAACGAGGCAGATGCCAGGCGCAGTCCGGTGGAGTGGGCACTTCGCTGGGTCTGGAACCGTCCCGAAGTTACCGTAGTGCTTTCCGGAATGAGTGAACCTGCTCATGTTGAAGAAAATCTGAGGATTGCTAATGAGGCTCTTCCGGATTCACTGACAGAAAAAGAATTACGTCTTGTGGAAAGGGTAGCGAACAAGTACCAGGACTTGATGGAAGTCGGATGTACCGGATGCAGGTACTGTATGCCCTGTCCCGAGGGTGTTGATATCCCGGCCTGCTTTGAGATGTATAACAACCTGCACATGTTCGATGACGAGGACAGGCTCATGATGATGTACGCAGCAAAGCTTGGCGGTATTCTCAGAGGATCTGAGACAAATTTTGCATCCCAGTGTACAGAGTGTGGACAGTGTGTTGATGCATGTCCGCAGAACCTGCCGGTACCAGAACTACTTGAAAAGGTTTCGGAGACCTTCGAAGGTCCGGGTCTGGGAGAAAGAATGGAGTTTGCAAAACAGTTGTTCTCAGATGATAGCTGTTAA
- a CDS encoding ABC transporter ATP-binding protein: protein MITVKDLSKHFGDNKAVDTVNLEVRKGELFGLLGPNGSGKTTMIKMLTGQIRPTAGEIIIHGINVLEEPLRVKELVGIIPEQETPPSFLTAEEYLYFVAKIRKLEDFEEKCEWWFSYLDFAGQRDVLCKDLSRGTRQKLMLAQAFLHEPELVIIDEPLINLDPLMQRKVKDFLKDYVGKGGTVFISTHILEIAREICSCMGIIYKGNLVFSGIMDDPAIGERPLEDFFLELVN from the coding sequence TTGATAACCGTTAAGGATCTCTCAAAACACTTCGGCGATAATAAAGCCGTGGATACTGTTAATCTTGAAGTAAGAAAAGGCGAGCTGTTCGGCCTGCTGGGACCCAACGGATCCGGCAAGACCACAATGATCAAGATGCTCACAGGCCAGATCAGACCCACGGCAGGTGAGATAATCATACATGGTATCAATGTCCTCGAAGAGCCCCTGAGAGTGAAAGAGCTTGTTGGAATAATACCGGAGCAGGAAACTCCACCTAGTTTTTTGACGGCTGAAGAATACCTGTACTTTGTTGCGAAGATCAGGAAACTGGAGGATTTTGAGGAAAAATGTGAATGGTGGTTCTCATATCTTGACTTCGCAGGACAGCGGGATGTGCTTTGCAAGGACCTCTCCAGGGGAACAAGACAGAAACTGATGCTGGCACAGGCTTTTCTACATGAGCCCGAACTTGTGATCATAGATGAACCCCTAATCAATCTTGACCCGCTCATGCAGCGCAAGGTCAAGGATTTTCTTAAGGATTACGTGGGCAAAGGAGGAACTGTTTTCATATCCACCCATATTCTGGAGATTGCCAGGGAAATATGTAGCTGCATGGGTATCATTTACAAGGGTAATCTGGTCTTCTCGGGAATCATGGACGACCCTGCCATTGGTGAGAGGCCACTGGAAGATTTCTTCCTGGAACTGGTGAACTGA
- the nth gene encoding endonuclease III: MAKEVPAVADNTANFERIFELLKQEYPNAAPALHFKNELELLVATILSAQSTDRQVNQVTKTLFKKYRTVEDYANADITEFGKDIYSTGFYRQKTKHIIGSAQLMLTDFGGQVPDTMEGLLQLPGVGRKTANIVLSRAFGKIEGIAVDTHVKRLSRRLGFTQETDPEKIEQDLMSIAEREELETLSMTLILHGRNVCIARKPKCEICVVNKLCPSSRV, from the coding sequence ATGGCAAAAGAAGTCCCTGCCGTAGCTGACAACACGGCCAATTTCGAGCGTATATTCGAACTTCTGAAACAGGAATACCCTAATGCCGCACCAGCCCTGCATTTTAAGAATGAACTGGAACTGCTGGTGGCAACTATATTATCGGCACAGTCCACGGACCGTCAGGTAAATCAGGTCACAAAAACCCTGTTCAAAAAGTACCGCACAGTCGAGGACTACGCAAACGCGGATATCACGGAATTCGGAAAGGATATTTACTCCACAGGTTTCTACCGCCAGAAAACAAAACACATAATCGGGAGTGCACAGCTCATGCTCACCGACTTCGGCGGCCAGGTACCCGACACCATGGAAGGCCTGCTGCAACTTCCAGGAGTTGGCCGCAAGACTGCAAATATAGTGCTATCAAGGGCCTTCGGAAAGATAGAAGGCATAGCAGTGGACACACATGTTAAGCGTCTGTCCCGGCGTCTGGGCTTTACACAGGAAACAGACCCTGAAAAAATAGAGCAGGACCTTATGTCCATCGCAGAAAGAGAGGAACTGGAAACCCTCTCCATGACACTGATCCTTCACGGTCGCAACGTCTGTATCGCACGAAAACCAAAATGTGAAATATGCGTGGTCAATAAACTGTGTCCATCAAGCAGGGTGTAA
- a CDS encoding DNA alkylation repair protein — translation MNDIISDIRQELEQNADEKTKASSTRFFKEKVKSYGVKTAVVKKMAKNYFKSISDKSKPEIFTLCEDLLSSDYMEESFIAFEWSYYLKKQYDPEDFLVFERWVGDYVNNWAKCDTLCNHTIGTFIDMYPEYIGSLKKWTASDNRWYRRAAAVTLVLAARRGDFLDDVLEIADMLLMDEDDLVQKGYGWMLKEASKQHQQEIFNYVMKNKKVMPRTALRYSIEKMPKDLRSKAMEK, via the coding sequence ATGAATGACATAATCTCCGATATCAGACAAGAACTCGAACAAAACGCCGACGAAAAAACAAAAGCAAGCTCAACTCGTTTCTTCAAAGAAAAAGTCAAATCTTACGGCGTAAAAACAGCAGTTGTCAAGAAGATGGCAAAGAATTACTTCAAGTCCATATCCGACAAAAGCAAGCCTGAAATATTCACACTCTGCGAGGACCTTCTCAGCTCTGATTACATGGAAGAATCGTTTATCGCATTCGAATGGTCATACTATCTGAAAAAGCAATACGATCCCGAGGATTTTCTTGTTTTTGAGAGATGGGTCGGTGATTATGTGAACAACTGGGCAAAATGCGATACCCTTTGCAATCACACCATAGGGACATTTATCGACATGTATCCAGAGTATATCGGATCACTCAAGAAATGGACGGCTTCTGATAACCGCTGGTACAGGCGTGCTGCTGCTGTAACACTCGTTTTAGCGGCTCGCAGGGGAGATTTCCTTGACGACGTGCTGGAGATTGCTGACATGTTATTGATGGATGAGGATGACCTTGTGCAGAAGGGATACGGCTGGATGCTCAAGGAAGCCAGTAAACAGCATCAGCAGGAGATTTTCAACTATGTCATGAAGAACAAGAAGGTCATGCCACGTACTGCATTGAGGTATTCCATCGAGAAAATGCCAAAGGATCTGAGGTCTAAGGCTATGGAAAAATGA
- a CDS encoding GNAT family N-acetyltransferase: MTNYILKEKLPSIEEYIHLRKSVNWPYPNKAAIEKSLNNSNYCVCAVENGKVIGMSRIVGDDSFIFFITDVIVLPEYQKQGIGTALMERTMSYLKDNVQEYSYITLMCAKGMESFYEKFGFFRRPTGEYGCGMMVEL, from the coding sequence ATGACAAATTACATCCTCAAAGAAAAACTCCCCTCAATTGAAGAATACATTCACCTGCGAAAATCCGTAAACTGGCCCTACCCCAATAAAGCAGCAATTGAAAAGAGCCTGAACAATTCCAACTACTGCGTTTGCGCTGTTGAGAACGGGAAGGTCATCGGTATGTCCCGAATAGTGGGAGACGATAGTTTCATCTTCTTCATAACCGATGTGATTGTCCTGCCAGAATACCAGAAACAGGGCATCGGCACAGCACTTATGGAGAGGACAATGTCATATCTTAAAGACAATGTGCAGGAATATTCCTACATAACCCTGATGTGTGCAAAGGGTATGGAAAGCTTCTACGAGAAGTTTGGCTTTTTCAGGCGGCCGACTGGTGAGTATGGTTGCGGGATGATGGTGGAGCTTTAG